The Candidatus Epulonipiscium sp. DNA window ATGCAAGAAAGGATTGTTGATTTTGTTTCGCGAAAATCAAAAATTTCTCAACAGCGTTTTAAAGAACTCATGCTTGATACCGGGAAGCTGGCAAAGGACGTTGGGACAATCGTCATAGGGGAAGAAGCTGTAAAAGAAAAGCTAATTGATGAGGTGGGTGGATTGGATGATGCCTTAAAAAAACTATATGCCTTAATTGAAGAAGACAAAAAATCCAAGGAGGATAAAAAGTGATTTACTCTATCATACCTAATGAGGTCATCTTTAGTGTTTTAAAAAGCGATGAAAGTTTTAAACTTGAAGAAGTAGAATACAGAGGATGCTTATTGCAAATTGCTGTAGATAGGGATAAAGGAGCAAGTATACAAAGAATCATATCCACAGATCCAAGAGATTATCTAAATCAGGAATTACAACCGGGCACTATCTTTTCTATGGAAAAAATCAACAGATTCTGAACAAAAATATAAAATCATATTACAAAAACATTTAAACAGTGTTATAATTGTGTTAAACGTGTTAGCAAAAGCTAGCACTTTTTATTTAAAAAGGGGAAGGACAAATATGAAAAGAAAGACAAGCAGCAGTACTAAAAAAAACATTAAAAAACCTATAAGCAAAGTAAAATCTCCTAGGGGACCATTGTCCCAAGAAATCCAAGGGATATTTATTTTTGCCATAGCACTTATTTTTGGAGTGGGTATATATACTAAACAGGGTGGATTAATCGGAAGATGGATTCATCACTTTTTTATGGGGATTATGGGTATTGCCGCCTATGGATTACCTATACTTATTTCCATAGCAGGGATGCTTATGCTTCTTAAGAAAATGAACAATTATACTAGGATTAAAATGGCTATGAGTTTTGCTTTATTGGTTTTGGTATCTACATTTGTCCACAGTATGAATTTAGCTTCATATTCCATAGTGGGGATAAATTTGTGGGAGAAAATAAAGTATTTTTACGGCAGAGGTAATTGGAATAATGGGGGAGTAATAGGTGCTGCATTAGGCAATTTTTTACTAAAGATAATTGGCATATATGGTACTTATATTTTAATTATCACCCTTTTTATCATAATATTTATTTTATTAACTGGTAGATCCTTCGTAGAAGGGATTATTTTAATTTCAAAATTGCTTGCAAAACAAATATGCAAGATAAAAAATCTAATACATAGCTATCAAAAGGTTCAAGAAGACAGAAGTTTAAAAAGGAAAGAAAAGCACAAAATCAAAGAAGAAAATAAAAACATATCCAGGGAAGAAAATACACCGCAAGATGAACATGTACATATAGAAGCTACTAGGGATACAGTAGAAAAAGATAAGGAAATAAAAGTATTGGATTTTGCCCAAAAACAAGAACATCAAAAAAGCAATAAGGAACCTATAAAAAAAGAAACAAAACAAAATCCAGATGTCGAAAAATCCATGGATAATATTTCTTCTGGAAATAGTCCAATAAATTATAAATTTCCTTCTATTGGTTTGTTACAACTAAACGAAAGCACTGTAACATCTAATTCTAAGAAGATGATGCTAGATAATGCCAAAAAGTTAGAAAAAACCTTATCTAGTTTTGGGGTAAATGCAAAGGTGCTACAGATTAGTAGGGGACCTGCTGTAACAAGATACGAATTGCAGCCCAGTCAGGGAGTAAAGGTAAGCAAGATTGTAAATTTAGCAGATGATATCGCCCTTAACTTAGCTGCGGCAGGAATAAGGATAGAAGCCCCAATACCCGGGAAAGCCGCTGTGGGGATAGAGGTGCCTAATAAGGAAGCACAGTCCGTATTTTTAAGAGAAGTGATTGAAGGGGATGAATTTGACAAGTTCCCATCTAAACTGGCTTTTGCCCTAGGAAAGGATATTGCCGGTAATTCTGTAGTGACAGATATTGCTAGGATGCCCCATTTGCTTATTGCAGGGGCAACCGGTTCAGGTAAGAGTGTATGTATTAATACCTTAATTACAAGTATTCTCTATAAGGCTAACCCTAATGAAGTAAAGTTATTAATGATTGACCCTAAGGTGGTTGAATTAAGTGTATATAATGGAATACCCCATCTTATGATTCCTGTTGTCACAGATCCTAAAAAAGCAGCAGGGGCCCTTAACTGGGCAGTACAGGAAATGACTAATCGCTATAAACTTTTTGCAGAAAATAATGTTAGGGATATTAAGGGTTATAATAATATGAAAAAAGATCAGACAGAAGAAGATAACGTGGAAACAATGCCCCAGATGGTGATAATCATTGATGAATTGGCGGATTTAATGATGAGCGCCCCGGGAGATGTTGAGGATGCTATTTGCCGTTTAGCACAAATGGCAAGGGCAGCAGGCATACATCTGGTGATTGCTACCCAAAGGCCTTCAGTTGATGTAATCACAGGGGTTATTAAGGCAAATATTCCTTCAAGACTTGCTTTTGCGGTTTCCTCAGGAACGGATTCTAGGACTATCTTAGATATGGTGGGGGCAGAGAAGCTCCTAGGAAAAGGTGATATGCTATTTTACCCCGTAGGAGCTTCAAAACCTGTAAGGATTCAGGGGGCGTTTATTTCTGATAAAGAAGTAGAAAGTATAGTAGAAAGTATTAAAACTACTGGAAGTGCAGAATATGATGAGGATGTACTTGAAAAAATAACATCCTCCGGCAGTCTACCCTCAGAGGGAGAGGCGGTGGATGAATTTTTAGACCAGGCAATTGAAATGGTCATCGATAAAGAAAAGGCATCTATTTCTATGCTTCAAAGATACCTAAGAATCGGATTTAATAGGGCAGCAAGGATAATGGAAGAAATGGAGCAAAGAAATATTGTAGGTCCCGATGAGGGAAGCAAACCAAGAAAAGTCCTTATTAGCAAGGAAGAATTTGAACAAATAAAATTAGACACTGGACAAAAAGCATCTAATTTGTAATACTGTAAACAGCATTTGCAAATGAAACATTTTAAAGTTTTGAGGGAGGATAACAAATGAAAAGTGATATTGAAATTGCACAGGAAGCAGCCATAAAACCTATTACTGAAATTGCTTCAAACCTTAACATCAATACGGATGATTTAGAACTATATGGAAAATACAAAGCGAAGTTATCCAATACCCTATGGGAAAAGGTAGGAAACAATAAGGATGGGAAATTAGTTTTAGTAACCGCAATTAATCCTACTCCGGCTGGAGAAGGAAAGACCACCATATCTGTCGGTCTCGGACAAGCCCTTTGTAGACTAAATAAAAAGGCTATTGTGGCTCTTCGAGAACCTTCCCTAGGGCCTTGTATGGGAGTCAAAGGGGGAGCAGCTGGGGGTGGATATGCCCAGGTGGTTCCTATGGAAGACATCAACCTTCATTTTACAGGGGATATCCATGCTATTTCAACAGCCCATAATTTGCTTTCGGCAGTTATAGATAATCATATTCAACAGGGCAACGAACTGCAAATTGATCCAAGACAAATCCTTTGGAAAAGAGTCATAGATATGAATGACAGAGCTTTAAGAAATATAGTAGTGGGCTTAGGGGGCAGGGCCCATGGAATGCCTAGGGAAGACGGATATATGATTACAGTGGCCTCAGAAGTCATGGCGATACTTTGTCTTTCCAAGGATTTAGAAGATTTAAAAGAAAGACTGGGGAAAATTATTGTAGCCTATAATTTTAATAAGGATCCAATAACCCCTAATGATTTGGGAGTAAATGGGGCAATGGCAGCCCTGCTTAAGGATGCCCTAAAGCCTAATTTAGTTCAAACTTTAGAAAACACCCCTGTTATTATGCATGGAGGTCCGTTTGCAAATATTGCCCATGGATGCAATAGCATTAGGGCAACTCAATTGGCCTTAAAACTTTCTGATATTGTAGTAACAGAAGCAGGTTTTGGAGCAGATTTAGGAGCAGAAAAGTTTTTGGACATTAAATGTCGTTTGGGGGGATTAAAACCAGATGCAGTGGTATTGGTAGCTACCATCAGGGCCTTAAAGTATAATGGGGGAATTGCCAAGGACCAACTAAGTATAGAAAATTTAGGGGCCCTTCAAAAAGGCTTTGTAAACCTTGAAAAACATATAGAAAACATAAATCAATATAAGACCCCTATTGTAGTGACCCTTAATGCCTTTTCTACAGATACGGATGAAGAGATTGCCTATGTTAAAGAAAAATGTGAAGCCATGGGATGTTCTTTTGCTATTTCTAAAGTATGGGAAAAAGGAGGGGAAGGTGGATTGGAACTGGCACATCAAGTCATCGATACCCTAGAAAACAAACCTTCAAATTTCCAAGTCCTATATGATGCCCATGATACTATAACAGAAAAAATAGAAACCATAGCAAAGAAAATATACGGGGCAAAGGGAGTTGTATTTACCCCTAAGGCAAGGGCAGATATGAAACAAATCGAGGATATGAATTTGGATAAGATGCCCATATGCATTGCCAAAACACAATACTCCCTATCGGATAACCCCGCCTTACTTGGACGGCCGAAAGATTTTGAAGTTACCGTTAGGGAATTGAAATTATCTGCTGGGGCTGGATTTATCGTTGCTTTAACCGGAGAAATCATGACAATGCCAGGGCTTCCTAAAAAACCAGCAGCAATGAATATAGATATTAATAGCAATGGACAAATTACAGGATTATTCTAGGAGGATTTTATGGATACGATTTTAATAGATGGGAAAAAAATAGCACAGGATATAAAAGATGAACTAAAAACGGAAGTCGAAGCCCTTAAACAAAGAGGAATAACCCCAGGATTAGCCGTTGTATTGGTTGGGGAAAATCCTGCCTCTAAGGTCTATGTAAACAATAAAAAAAAGGCCTGTGAATACATAGGAGTCCGTTCATTTTCCTATGAGCTTCCAAAAGAAACAACGGAAGAAGAGCTATTAAAACTTATAGATGTACTCAATCACACAAAAGAGGTAAACGGTATATTAGTTCAGCTTCCCCTGCCCCAACATATAGATGAAAATAAGGTTCTTTTATCCATTGACCCTAAAAAGGATGTAGATTGTTTCCATCCTATAAACGTAGGATTGATTACAATAGGGGAATTAGATGGATTTTTACCTTGCACCCCTGCAGGAATCATAGAATTAATCAAAAGAACCCAAATTGAAATTGAAGGAAAAAAATGTGTCATAGTAGGTAGGAGCAATATCGTTGGAAAGCCTGTGGCTTTGCTATTACTAAGCAATAATGGAACAGTAGAAATCTGTCACTCACGCACAAAGGATTTGGCTAAGGTATGTAAAAGTGCCGATATCCTCGTGGCAGCTATAGGCAAACCTAACTTTATCACCGCTGATATGGTTAAGGAAGGTGCCATACTCATAGATGTCGGGATTAACCGTTTAGAAAATGGCAAATTATGTGGTGATATAGATTTTGAAAACTGTAAACAAAAGGCAACAGCCATCACTCCAGTTCCCGGAGGAGTAGGGCCTATGACCATTGCTATGTTAATGAAAAATTGTGTAAAGGCAGCATTGTAGATTGTGTGAATAGCTAGGAAGGGGATTATTTTGTCAATTAGAATAGCATTTGTTTCCTTAGGTTGTGACAAAAATTTAGTAGACAGTGAAGTAATGCTTGCTCTATTACAAAAGGCGGGTTTTATTTTAATACCTGATGAAGATCAAGCAGAAGTACTAGTGGTTAATACCTGTTGTTTTATACAGGATGCCAAAGAAGAAAGCATTGAGAATATATTAGAAATGGCAGAGTATAAAAAACATGGCAATTGTAGGGCACTTATTGTAACCGGTTGTATGGCAGAGCGCTACAAGGAGGAAATACTATTAGAAATCCCCGAAGTAGATGCTGTAGTTGGAACCACAAGTTACGAAAATATTGTAGAAGTAGTGCAAGAGGTTATACAGGGGAAAAAGGTCCAAAGATTTAAGCCCATAGATGCCAAGCTTAATGAAGATAATGAAAGAATAATAAGTACAGGGGGGTACTTTGCATACCTTAAGATTGCAGAGGGCTGCAATAATAAATGTACATATTGTATTATTCCAAAGCTTAGGGGTTCTTATAGAAGCCGTTCCATAGAAAGTTTGCTTAAGGAAGCAAAAACCCTAGCCCATCAAGGGGTAAAAGAACTTATATTAGTTGCCCAAGACACCACTAGATATGGATGTGATTTATATGGGAAAAAAAGGCTTCCACAACTTTTGACCAAACTATGTGAAATTGAAGGACTGGAATGGATTCGACTTTTATACTGCTACCCCGAGGAAATAACCGATGAACTTATAGAAGTGATTGCAAGGGAAAAAAAGATATGTAAATACTTAGATATGCCAATACAACATGCCAATAACTCTGTTTTAAAAAGAATGGGAAGAAAAAGCAATAAGGAAGAACTAATTGAACTTATCAATAAAATGAGGAAAAAGATTCCAGAAATTTGTCTTAGAACAACTCTAATACTTGGATTTCCAGGGGAAACCAAGGAAGAGTACGATGATTTGGTGGACTTTGTAAATAGGGTGAAATTTGATCGTTTAGGTGTTTTTTCTTACTCAAAAGAAGAAGGTACCGCAGCTGCCAAAATGAGTGGACAGATTTCGAATAATGTTAAAGAGTCTAGAAAAAATAACATTATGCAAATACAAGAAAATATTTGTGCAGAAAAATCTAGGGCATTTATAGGAAAAACTTTAGATGTCATTATAGAAGGAAAGCTTCCTAAAGAGAATATATATTGTGGGAGAACCTATAGGGATTCTCCAGAAATAGATGGAATGGTATTTATTCAAACCGATAAAGAAATTTTATCCGGAGAGTTTATTAAAGTAATTGTAACCAAAGCCCAAGAATATGATTTAATAGGGGAGATAATTAATGAACCTAGCAAATAAAATAACCTTTTTAAGAATAGGTATGATTCCTATATTTTTAATCATACTTTTAACTGACTGGATTGGGGACCCCAAGAGAAGAATAATTGCACTCATTATATTTATCCTAGCATCTCTTACAGATATGCTAGATGGATATATTGCAAGATCTAGAAATCAAATTACGACCCTAGGTAAGTTCATGGATCCCTTAGCAGACAAACTTCTTGTGACCTCAGCATTAATAAGTCTAGTTGAATTAGGAGATTTGCCTGCATGGATTGTCACTATCATATTAAGCCGTGAATTTATTATCACGGGCTTTAGGATAGTGGCAGCTTCAGAGGGTATAGTCATTGCCGCTAGTTGGTGGGGCAAAATAAAAACTATATCCCAGATGCTTATGATAATCATCATCTTATTAAATATTCCTAGCCTATACTTATTAGAAATAATTTTAACCTGGTTGGCGGTTGCTTTTACAATCATATCTGGGGTGGACTATATAGTAAAAAACAAGCAAGTTTTTCGTAATTAAAAGGATTCAGTGAAATAAATGTCGAATTTATTTAATAAGAAACATTTTTAGTCTTGAATTTTACTGCGTATTACGAAGGGGGGACCATTATGAAGCTAACTTTTTTAGGAGCAGCTCAAACTGTCACCGGTTCTTGTTATTTGATGGAGGCAAACGGTAAAAATGTTTTGATTGATTGTGGAATGTTTCAAGGCCATGATAAAGAAGAAGATATAAACTTTGAACAATTTCCTTTTGCTCCAGGTTCAATTGACTATGTATTTTTAACCCATGCCCATATTGACCATAGTGGGAGAATACCTAAGCTTTGTAAGGATGGTTTTCATGGGGAGATAATATCTACCAAAGCCACCGCTGATTTATGTGCAATCATGCTTCCAGATAGCGGGTATATTCAAGAGTCAGAAGTAGAATGGAAAAACAGAAAAAGACAAAGGGCAGGTAAGCCACTTTTAGAGCCATTGTATACTTATCAGGATGCCATAGATTCTATTCAATATTTTACGCCGGTTAAATATCATGAAGAATTACATTTAGAGGGAAATATAACCATAAGGTTTTCTGATGCGGGGCATATTTTAGGTTCAGCTATTTTGGAAATATGGGTCCGAGAAGATGAAAACGAAACAAAAATAGTATGCACGGGGGACTTAGGGAATCAGGATATTCCTTTATTAAAAAATCCGGAGATTATTGAAAGTGCCGATTATTTGATTATAGAATCTACTTATGGAAATAGGCTTCATAAGGAACATGAAAACAAAGTAAGAAAGCTACTTAACATCATTGAGGATACTATCAAAAAAGGCGGTAATGTCATTATTCCCTCATTTGCCGTTGGACGTACCCAAGAAATCATTTACGAACTTCATAAATATAGAAAACTATATAAAGAGGATATGGAGTTTTTAACCCATGTTCCCGTATATGTGGATAGCCCCTTGGCAATTTCAGCGACAGAAGTATTTAGAAAGAATTTGGATTGTTATGATGAAGAGGCAAGGGCCTATGTTGAAAACGGGGATAATCCTTTAGATTTTCCCAATTTAAGTTTTTCAAGAACCCCGGAAGAATCAAAACTTCTTAATGAAAAAAAGGAACCGGTTATTATTATATCGGCCAGTGGAATGTGTGAAGCAGGCAGAATTAAGCATCATTTAAAACATAATCTTTGGAGGGAAAATAGTGCAATCTTATTTGTGGGGTATCAGGCACCGGGAACCTTAGGAAGAAGAATATTAGATGGGGTAAATAAGGTAAAGATATTAGGAGAGGATATCTCTATTAAAGCAAGGATAGAAAGTATAGATGGGTATTCAGGCCATGCAGATCAACAAGGGCTCATTAACTGGGTCGGTCGTTTTAAAAAAATGCCTAAAAAGGTGTTCATAACCCACGGGGAGCTAGAAGCTCAAAAAGTTTTTGCAAAACTACTTAAAACCCATTTTAACCTAGAGACGATTATCCCCGGACGAGGAGACAATTATGAATTAACGGCTACTCGCATTATCACCCATAAACCAGTTAAAAAGCTTAAAGATAATTTCATCCGCTTACAACTATTGGCTCAAATCGATATTCTCTCAGAAGAGATTTACTTCTTAACTAAGACTTTGAACCAAGAAATATTAAATGGCAAGGAAGATGCAGAAATACAAATCATTCAGGATAAAATAGAAGAAGTCCATCATTCTATTAAGAGAATTAATCAAATTCTACAAGGGTCATTATAAAAACAGCAGAGCATTCTGCTGTTTTTAATTTGTCATAAAATCTATAAAATGAGTTCCTAAATGAATTAATTTGGTTTTATTATTTTGTATTAGGTCATATTCTATATAAATGTATTTTTTATCCGAATCATAAGAGTCCATAAATACAGGGAGACCAATATTATCCGAGATTATCGGTAAAAACAGACCTGTTTTTTTGATATAGCAGGTGGAGCGTTTAGCAGGCTCTCGTTTTTCCCTAGGGATAATACTACCTAGGGATTTATGAACAGCTTCATCCTGCTCGGGTAAATAATAATATTCTTTGTAGTTGGGGAAAAAGTGATACAAAGTGCCCCTAAAAGTATGTACATTAAAATCAATCACGGGGCTCTTACTAGTTAAAGAACAGTGCCAGCCTTTATCTTTTATAATATGGGAGAGGGGGGAGGGTTTTAGAACCTTTAATGAAAATAAAAGTGCTTTGTTTTTTAAGTTTATGGAGACAATATCATTATAAAAAGAAACTGTGCTCAATTTTTTAATATATTCCATAATGTCATAGATTCTTAGGATTTTAAGCAATCCATAAATATCCTCTTCATTATGAGTAAGCAAATTGTTTAAAAGATTATCCTTAGGGCTATGGCAGTATCTCTTGTACTGGCTAATTAATTCTCTACCATCGTAAATATCTTTCCTATTTATATTTAGAAACCTTTCAATTGTTTTTAATCTACAATTATCTAAATTTAAGGTATTTTTATATGGCCGGATATATTTTAGGATGTCTATGGTTTTCATGTTTTTTAAGGGATTTGGGATTTTTGCGATACGAGCCTTTTTTTCTAGATAAGGGATATCAAATGTATCCCCATTAAAATGAATTATATGGCTAAATGAAGAAGCAAGCTTAAAAAAGCCATCGATGACATCATTTTCTTCATCGGGATTTTCAGCAAAAAACTGATTCAAAATCCAGTGATTGTTTTTGAAATAGGCACAGCCAATAAGAAATACCTTAGAGTGCTCAGCTGAAAAGCCAGTGGTTTCTATATCGAAAAAGAGAAGTTCTTTTTTATTATATTTTGAAAAAAATAATTACATGCATCATAAAATCGAAATTCTTTGACTAATTTATACATTTTAAGGCTCCTTATAAAATATATGTATATATAATACAAACGAATTTATAAATATGCAAGAATTTAATTTTGCCAAATGATAACAAAAGCAAAACTATCGAAAATTATTCTTGAAATTGCAAGAGTTTAGTTATATAATTTCATATATAAATTGATATAAAAATATAACAAATCATATTTTTGTAAAATTATAAGGAGGAAGATTATGAATACGACAAAAAAATTAATGACATTATTACTTGCAGGGAGTCTTATGGTTTCTTCCCTTGTAGGCTGTGGAAACCAAGGGGGTAAATCAGCGGATTCAGATGAAATAAAGATTGGAGGTATAGCACCTCTAACAGGGAACGTGGCTGTTTATGGAGTTGCAGCAGATAGAGGGGCAAAATTAGCAATAGAGGAAATTAATGCAGCAGGAGGTATCTTAAATAAGCAAATTAAATATATAGTTTATGACGATAAAGGAGATACCACAGAAGCAGTTAATGCTTATAAAAAGTTAACCAGTAATGATAAAGTAGATGCAATCTTTGGTGCGGTGACCAGTAAGCCAACTCTATCGGTAACACCATTGGCTGCAAAGGATAATATCCCAATGATTTCTCCTACAGCTACCGCTTTAGAGGTAACTGAAGCAGGACCTAATATTTTCCGTGCTTGTTTTATAGATCCATATCAAGGGGAAATTATGGCTAAGTTTGCAGTAGAGGATTTGAAGGCAGGAAAAGCAGCAGTTGTGTATAACACAGCAGATGACTATTCAGTAGGAGTTGCAGAAGCTTTTAAAGCTGCCTTTGAAGCAAATGGAGCAGAAATTGTAAGCTACGAAGGATATAATGGGGATGACAAAGATTTTAAGGCAGTTCTTACAAATGTAAAAGCTAAGGATCCGGAAGTATTATTTATTCCTGATTATTACAACACCGTAGGACTTATTGCACAACAGGCAAGGGAAGTAGGAATCAGCGCAGCTTTACTTGGCGCGGATGGTTGGGATGGAGTAATAGGAGTAAATGCCGAAGCAGTAGAAGGGGCATACTTTTGTAATCACTACTCAACCGATGATACAGCTTCACAGGTTCAAGATTTCTTGACAGCATACAAAGAAAAATATGATGAAGACCCTGTGAGTTTTGCGGCATTAGGTTATGATGCTATAAAAATTTTAGCAGCAGCTATAGAAAAGGCAGGGTCCACCGATAAAAAAGCAGTTGCAGAGGCTTTAAGCGAAACTAATATTACTTCTGTTACTGGAACAGTTACCTTTGACGAAAATAGAAACCCTGTTAAAGAAGTATCCATCATAAAGATAGAAGATGGTAAGAATAGATTATTTACAAAGATGAGCCTTTAATCACAAAGGGAGAAGAAATTCTCCCTTTCTCTACATTTTTAAAACATTTAACAAAAGGAGGGCAGAAGATGGAATTCTTAACTAAATTTTTACAACAACTCATCAACGGGATTCATATAGGAAGTATATATGCCCTGATTGCTTTGGGATATACTATGGTATATGGTATCGTTAAACTAATCAATTTTGCCCATGGGGATATCATTATGATGGGGGCATTTATTGCCTTTGTATCCATTACAGGATTTGGAATGCCTTTATGGGCAGTTCTTATTATTTCTGTTTTATTTTGCTTGGTATCTGGGATTTTGATTGAAAAGATTGCATATAAACCTCTTAGAGGCGCACCAAGGATATCTGCTCTTATTACAGCTATAGGGGTAAGTTTGTTTTTGGAAAATCTATTCTTTAAAATTTTTGGCGCAAACCCAAGACCTTTTCCAACATTATTTAATCCTGAACCTATTTTCATTGGTTCCCTTAGAATCAGTAGAATTACTGCTGTTACCATAGTTATATCCTTGGTTTTAATGGTGGTGTTGGACTTTTTTGTTAGAAAAACGAAAACAGGGAAGGCCATGAGAGCAGTTTCAGAGGACCAAGGGGCAGCACAATTAATGGGGATTAATGTAAACACTACTATCTCTATTACTTTTGCCATAGGTTCGGCCCTAGGAGCTATCGGAGGCATTCTATACAGTGCAGCATATCCATTAATCGAACCCTTTATGGGAATGATGCCAGGGCTTAAAGCCTTCGTTGCTGCTGTATTAGGAGGAATAGGAATTATCCCGGGGGCTATGCTTGGGGGTTTTATCATGGGAATTGCAGAAAGTTTTACAAAGGGATATATATCCAGTCAACTGGCGGATGCCGTGGTATTTGGAATCTTAATTATTGTATTAAGTATAAAACCTTCAGGGATATTTGGCAAAAATATTAAAGAGAAAGTGTAGGTGAGCAGAATGGGTAATAAGTGGAAATCCTATATCATTAATTTGTCCCTAATCATCTCTATTTACGTTATTTTAATTCTGCTCATGCAGGCAGGTATTGTTAATAGCTATTATGAAGGTATTCTAATAGGTATATGCATTAATATTGTTTTGGCAACCAGCTTAAACCTGGCTACGGGATATTTGGGACAGCTGGCTTTAGGACATGCAGGATTTATGGCAATTGGTGCCTATGCGGCGGCAATTACCACTTCTATGATGAATTTACCGGGTTTACTGCAACTTGTAGTATCTATTTTAATTGGAGGAATATTAGCAGGGATTTTCGGGATCCTTATAGGGATTCCGGCACTTCGTCTTAAAGGAGATTATCTTGCTATAATTACCCTAGGTTTTGGCGAAATCATCAGAGTTATTATATTAAATTTGAATATTACCGGTGGGGCAAGAGGGCTTAAGGGAATTTTGCCTCTTACTACTTTTAGCTCGGCTTTTTGGGTTGCTGTTTTGGTTGTAGCTATTATTTACACCTTGATTAATTCAAGACATGGTAGGGCAATTATCTCAATTCGTGAGGACGAAATTGCAGCTGAGGCCATGGGGGTTCCTACTACGTTTTATAAAATACTTGCATTTTCCATTGCTGCATTTTTCGCAGGAATTGGTGGGGGATTATTTGCCCACTTTAATAATGTATTAGGGGCAGAAAACTTTAAATTTATGTACTCAATCGAAATCCTTATTATTGTTGTATTAGGAGGAATGGGCAGCCTTACAGGGTCCATAGTAGCAGCTATTATCCTTACAGTATTACCTCAGTTATTACTGGATTTTGCCGATTGGCGTATGTTGATTTATTCAGTTTTGCTTATTATTATGATGATTTTTAAACCAGAAGGACTTTTGGGTAAAAGGGAGTTTTCTATTAGCCGGTTCCTGCAAAAAAGAAAAAATAATCTAAAAGTTACTCCTAACAGTAATGAAAGGAGTGAGTAATATGGCTTTACTAGAAACTAAAGACCTAGGGATTACCTTTGGCGGGTTAAGAGCTGTTGGAAATTTTAGCATTCATATAGAAGATAGGCAATTAATGGGACTTATTGGTCCAAATGGGGCAGGAAAAACAACTATTTTTAACCTATTAACAGGAGTGTATCATCCTACAGAGGGTGTTATCAATTTAAATGGTGAAAACATCGTAGGG harbors:
- a CDS encoding branched-chain amino acid ABC transporter permease, encoding MGNKWKSYIINLSLIISIYVILILLMQAGIVNSYYEGILIGICINIVLATSLNLATGYLGQLALGHAGFMAIGAYAAAITTSMMNLPGLLQLVVSILIGGILAGIFGILIGIPALRLKGDYLAIITLGFGEIIRVIILNLNITGGARGLKGILPLTTFSSAFWVAVLVVAIIYTLINSRHGRAIISIREDEIAAEAMGVPTTFYKILAFSIAAFFAGIGGGLFAHFNNVLGAENFKFMYSIEILIIVVLGGMGSLTGSIVAAIILTVLPQLLLDFADWRMLIYSVLLIIMMIFKPEGLLGKREFSISRFLQKRKNNLKVTPNSNERSE